Proteins found in one Plasmodium relictum strain SGS1 genome assembly, chromosome: 13 genomic segment:
- the ARP4a gene encoding actin-related protein, putative has translation MSLKNETNENILCGGEDISALVVDLGFNTSKIGHNQEDTPRIFLNSICGENIYEEERNISELEKKNYYKKLKFPLNLYNRNENVRIKPLFDRDKSNNVILNSDVFERILEYSIEGVEVKRIFECTDEIINPIKLGGLNLKFDEHPILLSESNIHNNKIREQITELLFEKYNVPALYFAKKAKLTSFSLGRSNSLVIDIGFSSLNINPVYEGYVLQKNSFEYNVGGDYFDKLIYDKLKKDNINIIPYFCSQKYNGIDVYKNIHSSYKEEAILDIIRYMKESVCKIRIENDIKSKENNINNLKGNENDNLNNNMNDPPKEEFFELPDGYKINVEKYKYDIAENLFKSIPSENNFKGLPQSIINCVISTDVDIRKDLLQSIILTGGSSLFPGLVERLFNSLREKECFSQSLKLKILNMTSLVENKYSSWLGGSILASLGTFQQLWISKKEYLDYGHKIIFDRCF, from the coding sequence atgagtttaaaaaatgaaactaATGAAAACATTTTATGTGGAGGTGAAGATATATCAGCTCTTGTTGTTGATTTGGGATTTAATACCTCGAAAATAGGGCATAATCAAGAGGACACTCCGAGAATATTTTTGAATAGCATATGTGGAGAGAATATTTATGAGGAAGAAAGAAATATAAgtgaattagaaaaaaaaaattattataagaaattaaaatttcctttgaatttatataatagaaaTGAAAATGTAAGAATAAAACCGTTATTTGATCGTGATAAGTCAAATAATGTAATATTAAATAGTGACGTATTTGAGAGAATATTAGAATATTCTATTGAAGGAGTAGAAGTGAAAAGAATATTTGAGTGCACtgatgaaataataaatccTATTAAATTAGGTGgactaaatttaaaatttgatGAACATCCAATTTTGTTATCAGAATCaaatatacataataataaaataagagaACAAATAAcagaattattatttgaaaaatataatgttcCTGCATTATATTTTGcaaaaaaagcaaaattaACATCTTTTAGTTTAGGTAGATCAAATTCATTAGTTATTGATATTGGATTTAGctcattaaatataaatccAGTTTATGAAGGATAtgttttacaaaaaaattcatttgaATATAATGTTGGTGGTGATTATTTTGATAAGTtaatatatgataaattaaaaaaagataatattaatattattccATATTTTTGTAGTCAAAAATATAACGGTATTGATgtgtataaaaatattcatagtTCATACAAAGAAGAAGCTATATTAGATATTATAAGATACATGAAAGAAAGTGTTTGCAAAATACGTAtagaaaatgatataaaaagtaaagaaaataatataaataatttaaaaggaaatgaaaatgataatttaaataataatatgaatgatCCTCCAAAAGAAGAATTCTTTGAATTACCTGATGGATATAAAATTAAcgtagaaaaatataaatatgataTAGCTGAAAATTTGTTTAAAAGTATACCttcagaaaataattttaaaggaTTACCTCAAAGTATAATTAACTGCGTTATTTCAACAGATGTTGACATAAGAAAGGATTTGCTTCAATCAATTATATTAACAGGTGGATCTTCTTTATTCCCAGGTCTAGTGGAAAggttatttaattcattaagAGAAAAAGAGTGTTTTAGTCAATCtcttaaattaaaaatattaaatatgacATCACTGGTAGAGAATAAATATTCCTCTTGGTTGGGAGGATCTATTTTAGCTAGCTTAGGAACATTTCAACAATTATGGATATCTAAGAAAGAATATCTTGATTATGgtcataaaattatttttgataGATGCTTTTAA